From Calothrix sp. PCC 6303, a single genomic window includes:
- a CDS encoding TIGR04376 family protein yields MGLFDDLSRFLENRLEEFLKNNPHLELEALLEQLREQEGDTLKLIADLKVQEKRSQDEILATAQDIQRWHERVQKAKNGNRPDLAAAAQEREAALLRQGNQQWGQMQGIKERIQQAKELAQKIQLRRQEVQTKATEAQATRTKNQAQQKIDSNGWNSPSSNYSSNFDDLEAKFQRWETEDELEQMKRKMGK; encoded by the coding sequence GTGGGACTATTCGATGATTTGAGTCGGTTTCTAGAAAATCGTTTGGAAGAGTTTCTTAAAAACAACCCACATTTGGAGTTGGAAGCACTGTTAGAACAGCTACGGGAGCAAGAAGGCGATACACTAAAGCTAATCGCTGACTTGAAAGTACAGGAGAAGCGATCGCAAGATGAAATTCTCGCTACTGCACAGGATATCCAAAGATGGCACGAACGTGTCCAAAAAGCCAAAAATGGCAATCGTCCCGATTTAGCCGCAGCAGCACAAGAAAGGGAAGCTGCTTTGCTACGTCAAGGAAATCAGCAATGGGGACAAATGCAGGGTATCAAAGAACGGATTCAACAAGCGAAGGAATTAGCCCAGAAAATTCAACTCAGACGACAGGAAGTTCAAACTAAAGCTACCGAAGCACAGGCAACACGTACCAAAAATCAGGCACAGCAAAAAATAGATAGCAATGGTTGGAACAGCCCTAGCAGCAATTATTCCAGCAATTTTGATGATTTGGAAGCAAAGTTTCAGCGTTGGGAAACTGAAGATGAACTGGAACAAATGAAGCGTAAAATGGGCAAATAG
- the cofH gene encoding 7,8-didemethyl-8-hydroxy-5-deazariboflavin synthase subunit CofH — protein sequence MLLANPIDQILENAALGVDLSPAEGIALLKQNEADVIEKIRLTADKLRQQQAGDTVTYVINRNINFTNICNQHCSFCAFRRDRTDEGAYWLDWHQILEKATDAVKRGATEICMQGGLNPEALIDNQALPYYLKLVETIKQASPQLHLHAFSPQEIQFIAKIDGISYTEVITALKDAGLGSMPGTAAEILDDQVRKILCPEKTNSATWLEIVEIAHKLGVPTTSTMLSGHIETPEQQIMHLEKLRQLQKTAIKNNYPARITEFILLPFVGQEAPKVLRNRVGRDQPLLQSSLLLTAIARIYLGKYIPNHQPSWVKLGLEGATTALNWGCNDLGGTLMEEHISTMAGAVGGTCMEVEELENAIASLNRPYQQRDTLYGEKGAGEVGEKRIRTLKP from the coding sequence GTGCTGCTTGCAAACCCCATCGATCAAATTCTGGAAAATGCTGCCTTGGGTGTTGATTTGTCACCTGCCGAAGGGATAGCTTTATTGAAGCAGAATGAAGCCGATGTAATCGAGAAAATTCGCTTGACTGCTGATAAGTTGCGGCAACAGCAAGCTGGGGATACTGTCACCTACGTCATCAACCGGAATATCAACTTTACAAATATCTGTAACCAACATTGTAGCTTCTGCGCGTTCCGACGCGATCGCACTGATGAAGGAGCCTATTGGTTAGATTGGCACCAAATTCTCGAAAAAGCCACGGATGCTGTAAAAAGAGGTGCGACGGAAATTTGTATGCAAGGTGGTTTGAATCCCGAAGCTTTAATTGATAATCAAGCTTTACCCTACTATCTGAAGTTGGTGGAAACCATTAAACAAGCATCTCCCCAACTCCATCTCCATGCTTTTTCTCCCCAAGAGATTCAATTTATCGCCAAAATAGATGGTATTAGTTACACAGAAGTAATTACAGCCCTAAAAGATGCTGGTTTGGGTTCCATGCCAGGAACCGCCGCCGAAATATTAGATGATCAAGTTAGAAAAATATTATGTCCCGAAAAAACCAACTCAGCAACCTGGTTAGAAATCGTTGAAATAGCCCACAAATTAGGTGTCCCCACCACCAGCACCATGCTTTCGGGACATATTGAAACCCCAGAACAGCAAATTATGCATTTGGAAAAATTACGCCAGTTGCAAAAAACTGCCATCAAAAACAACTATCCCGCCAGAATAACCGAGTTTATTTTGCTACCCTTTGTTGGGCAGGAAGCCCCCAAAGTCCTGAGAAATCGTGTAGGCAGAGACCAACCGTTGTTACAATCATCACTTTTGTTGACAGCGATCGCCCGAATATATTTAGGAAAATATATCCCCAACCATCAACCAAGTTGGGTGAAACTGGGATTAGAAGGAGCCACAACAGCCTTGAATTGGGGATGTAATGACCTTGGTGGTACCTTGATGGAAGAACATATTAGTACCATGGCAGGGGCAGTAGGTGGAACCTGTATGGAAGTAGAAGAATTAGAAAACGCGATCGCATCCCTCAACCGTCCCTATCAACAACGTGATACCCTTTATGGGGAGAAGGGAGCAGGGGAAGTAGGGGAGAAAAGAATTAGAACTTTGAAACCTTGA
- the psb27 gene encoding photosystem II protein Psb27 — MKRYWSRLLALVLVVAIGLMGCSSAPGSLSGDYSQDTLTVISTLRNALELPNDAENKIAIQSEARQKINDFYSRYQRSNSVGTLSSFTTMRTALNSLAGHYSSYPNRPVPQKLKDRLEQEFAQVEAALRRGA; from the coding sequence ATGAAGCGCTATTGGTCACGTCTGCTTGCTTTGGTTTTGGTTGTAGCCATCGGCTTAATGGGTTGTTCCTCCGCTCCTGGTAGCCTATCGGGAGACTATAGCCAAGATACATTAACAGTCATCAGTACTTTAAGAAACGCCTTAGAATTACCCAACGATGCAGAAAATAAAATAGCCATTCAATCGGAAGCACGTCAAAAAATTAACGACTTTTACTCTCGCTACCAACGTAGTAACTCAGTCGGTACTCTGAGTTCTTTCACAACTATGCGAACAGCCCTTAATTCCCTTGCTGGACACTATAGTTCATACCCCAATCGTCCCGTACCTCAAAAGTTGAAAGACAGATTAGAGCAAGAATTTGCCCAAGTCGAAGCCGCTTTACGACGTGGTGCTTAA